The sequence GTGATCAGCGCCAACCCCATCCAAAGATAGCTCCATCTCAGTTTCAGCATCACGCCCTCCCTCTGTGGATAATCAGATTACCGCCACCGCCCCAAGGCGGCCGCGTACAGCGTTCTCTGATAGTTCTGACCAAGCCGTTCGTTAAAAGTGTCGTAAGAGTTTGTAAAGGTCTTGATAACGACCACTTGAATGGCGGTCTCTGCGAAGCCCGGCAAAAGGGGCCAGTACGCAAAAAGCCCCACATTCCGATGCGGGGCTTTCTCTGACGACCGGTGTGAATATCTGGTTTCGGTCAGGCCAGATTCTCCGGCTGAATAATGAGTGACAGGATAAATCTCAAGGTACGGGTGCAATCCGGTGCCCGGAGCAGCTCCTGGGTGTCCTGCTCCAGCAAGGGCAATATCTCCAGCCAACGCTGACCCACCCAGCAGGCGTCCTCCAGTTGGCACTCCCCGTAGAGCTCGCCCAGTTCAGGGCGGACCTCAAACAGGCGCTCCAGGGCTTCGCCGAGCAGTTCAAACCTCGCGGGCATCGGCAGTGAGGGCCAGTTGTTCATCACCAGGCCCTGGCCCATCCATACCCCGTCGGCTTCGGCCCAGGCCTCAGACACCTTGAACCGGCGACAGCCTTCGACGATCAGGCTGAGGCAACCGTCTTCCAGCTGGTGAAAATCGATGATATTAACGACGGCCGCGATGGGGTAACAGGGCAGTTCATCGTCCTCCCGCTGGACGCAAACCACCAGAGGCAACTGATTGTGATAATGCTCGGCCACCACCCGGTGTTGACCAGGGGTCACCATGCGAAGCTCTTTGCGCCCCTGCGGCAGCACCGGGCTGTCGATGGGCAGCAGGGCGACGGTCATTCTGTGCATACACCCTCCCAGCCGGAGTTGTCACCCGTCTCAACTGAGGTTTGCATATGCTGCGATCACCTCTGAATCTGCGGGCTTTCCACTAGTTTAGACCCAGATTCAGCGGTGGGGGTTCATTTGTTGATCAGGCAGCCAGGGGGGCGGCTTGAGCCCTGCGCTGCTCCAGCCGCTTCCACACCTTGTCGTGGAAATAGAAGGCAACGGTGTTCACCAGAGGCTCAATCACCGCCACGGCGCCGCCGATGGCCCAGCTGCCGGTTAACAGATACACCAGAACGAAGGCGATGGAAAAATGCATGATGGCAAAGGTCAGAGTCTTCAACATTGGGGTATCTCCGTATTGGATTTGATTTAATGATAATAGTTATCATTTACAACAAAAGCCAATAATTGCGAATGCCCTAATCGATCGCCTCAATATCCAGGGGATGCTCCCCCCTCACCATCGCCTCAAACGCCTGAGCCAACTGCTCTCCGGCCTCGGCCACCTGATGCCAGCGCTGCTGTCGCTCATCGGTAGGCAGGGCCTTAAAATCATTACGATCCGGAATCTTTGCTCCCGGCAGGCTGGCGATGAACTCCTCGGAGGGCACCAGCATCACGACTTTGTCGAAGTTGTCACCGGCCCGGCGGCCCTTGAGTGATTTGTCGAACCAGCCCGGCAGCGCATAGGGGTGAAAGTGGGGATAAAGCACCAGCCCGCCTCGCCTGAGTACCGGCAGGTCCAGGTGGTAATCGGTGAGGCCACCGTCCATGTAGCGACCGGCGGAGGCGCCCTGGATATCCACTTCCCCGGGTGACAGCAGAGGGATGCTGCCGGTGGCCAGCAGCACAGCCTCCATATTCTCCTCGGTCAGCGCACCGTGGTGGGTCACCAGCTCCCCAGGATCGTAAAACCCCTGATGCTCGGCAGAAAACAGCCAGCGCTCCCACTGATGCTGAATCAGGGGGCGACTGACCAGATTGAGCCCCGCCGTTAACGCCAGGCTGACCCCCTGCAGCAGAGGTCGGCGGGTACGCTGCCCTTTCCAACGACAGGCAATTAGGTTCAGCACCCGGTTGGGCTGCTGCAGCAGGGCCCCATAGCCCTGCTCCCCGGCCAGGGCACGCATGATGGTAACGCAGTTATTTCTCACCACCTCTTCGGTGGGGCGAGTCTCATACACCTGGCCTATGTAGGCATGCTGCAGGCGCCGGTGAGCCTGATCCGCATCGGGGTGGCACAGGGCCGCGCAACGCCAGCCGCCGGAGGAGGTCCCCAGCAGCTGCATCTTCTGATCCCTTGGGATCCAACGTGTCATCAGGGCCCGGTCCAGGCCGGCCATGGGCAACCATTTCGGGCCTCCGGATGCCGCGATAAATCGATCGAACAGTGCAGTTTCCCAACCATGTTCAGAGAGTTGCCGCCGGGCTTCGGCCCCGGCCAGTATGCGAAGTGGAGTCAATATGAGGATCC is a genomic window of Ferrimonas sp. YFM containing:
- a CDS encoding LON peptidase substrate-binding domain-containing protein, encoding MHRMTVALLPIDSPVLPQGRKELRMVTPGQHRVVAEHYHNQLPLVVCVQREDDELPCYPIAAVVNIIDFHQLEDGCLSLIVEGCRRFKVSEAWAEADGVWMGQGLVMNNWPSLPMPARFELLGEALERLFEVRPELGELYGECQLEDACWVGQRWLEILPLLEQDTQELLRAPDCTRTLRFILSLIIQPENLA
- a CDS encoding DUF2061 domain-containing protein, whose amino-acid sequence is MLKTLTFAIMHFSIAFVLVYLLTGSWAIGGAVAVIEPLVNTVAFYFHDKVWKRLEQRRAQAAPLAA
- a CDS encoding alpha/beta hydrolase; this translates as MTPLRILAGAEARRQLSEHGWETALFDRFIAASGGPKWLPMAGLDRALMTRWIPRDQKMQLLGTSSGGWRCAALCHPDADQAHRRLQHAYIGQVYETRPTEEVVRNNCVTIMRALAGEQGYGALLQQPNRVLNLIACRWKGQRTRRPLLQGVSLALTAGLNLVSRPLIQHQWERWLFSAEHQGFYDPGELVTHHGALTEENMEAVLLATGSIPLLSPGEVDIQGASAGRYMDGGLTDYHLDLPVLRRGGLVLYPHFHPYALPGWFDKSLKGRRAGDNFDKVVMLVPSEEFIASLPGAKIPDRNDFKALPTDERQQRWHQVAEAGEQLAQAFEAMVRGEHPLDIEAID